ACCATAATGCTTACACACAACTTTTCAAAAACGCAAAACGTGTCAGTCTATGActttcaaaaatttatgatgAAGAATGATTATTTCTctcattaaaaaatatcttgatcAATTGTTTATTACAAATAAGTTTCGGTATAAAACTGCGTAAATTCTTTTGATTGATTTGTGATGACATGTATAATACATCATAGTTTTAATACATTCAGCAATATATAAGGCTTCTACAGCGAACATTCAGCACACCACTGGACTATCGTATCAAAGCAAGTAAGTCTCATTGTTAAATTAACTGTACAGTctgtaaaattaaatttctcATCTCAATCTACAGAACTTTTGAatctaaaaatagcaaaaaatatTGCGTTTGTCGTTTCGTACTTTATatcatgttttgattgattCCGTTTACACGAAGTGTTTCCTGATCgctaattatataatataaacgaTACAATAGAAAGCGTTATTTACAAACATGCAgccagtaaaaaaaaactatttcagaGAAATACTGTCTCGTTGAAGTTTATATTGTCCATCTTTTATTGCTACCAAAAAGCTTGAAATAAACAGAAATCACCTTGTGGCTATTGTACTATTGTTAAGGGCTATCAAATCGTCTTACTTTGAAGTGGTATCAAAACTTAAAAGATTAGTAAGATATTataggagatgtggtatgagagtcaatgagacaattctccattcaatttacaatttgtaaaagtaagcCGATCGGTTTGAGCCAATGgtccgtgttgaagactgtgtacttttaaaaattgtgatttggatggagatttgtctcattggcacagataccacatcttcttatatctattactataatgttttaaattacttGCAGTACCTTCACAATCAAAAGTAAATTATTGGACTAAAATACTTTTCTTTCGAAACTGAAAGAACAAATAAGCTAGCAGTTATTTAGTAGATAAATGTATTGTAATTCCTTAAGCTTGGCAAATGtgaaaagtaaattttactTTCGCAAATCGAGTGTACTTAGCGACGCGGAGCAGGGCTAAGTAAAGggatatttgcgacagtaaagtTAAGTTTTACTGAGGCAAAACTTGAAATACAATACAGTCATCTTCATGCTAATGCCacacattaaaataaattccatataatataaatattttgacttaaaATTACCATTAATGAAAAAGTCTGAAAAACTGTAGCGACGTTTTTAGCATcttaacaatattatatgttaatatatgtatactcTGAATGaatgtcaaacataaacactaAACATATCTATACTTTTCTACGCATCAGAATCGTTCCAATATTGACAAAAAAGATGGTGACGCTCAAATTGAGCCTTTTTGGTATACTTGTTGAGAAATCACATAACCCCAAAAAAATCGTAATTCAAAACCTTTCTTAGTTACGGACCGGTTGAACGTGGAttctaattcttgaaaatatttgtcgACTTTCAATGAGAATTATAGTTACAAAACGAATTGCATTATAATTTTCAGTTTTCTCTTATCAAATGCAATTGATCAACATGGGTTTTAAAGGCTTAGAATGGACAAATTATCTGGCAGCAGATATTTTCAGTTTTATGTTGTCCAATAAATGCACAATGTGAGGTCAAAGATTGAATAATTAACGCATAACAAACATTAGATTAATAACTTGTTCCTctgtcttaattttttttaacaaaaaaaaatgatctaaaGTTATAACCAACAAATagtatttatgataatttttactCTAATTTTTTTTGAAGAACTACTTATTAACACACGTATATTAGAAAGTTAAACATACAAACTGAACTTcagacttttgttttttttctggattctgttattaaatatttcgtAATTTAGAGACTTTTTGATTATACCAGAATGCAGCTCTTAGTCGGAATTCTCCTGGTTATCTGTAGCGCAGTCAGCGCATCCTATAAAGGAGGATATGGCGGTTACGGAGGTGGATACGGCGGTGGATTCGGTGGTGGATTTGGAGGTATCGGCGGTGGATACGGAGGATATGGTGGAATCGGAGGTGGATACGGAGGTTATGGAATCGGAGGTGGATACGGAGGATACGGTGGAATCGGTGGTGGATACGGTGGAGGATATGGAGGCGGATATGGAAAAGGAAAAGTTGTTATTGTAAAAGGTGGTTATGGTGGCGGTTATGGTGGTTATGGAGGTGGATTAGGAGGTTATGGTGGTGGTTATGGTGGTATTGGAGGAGGATATGGTGGTTATGGTGGTTATGGTGGTTATGGAGGTGGATTAGGAGGTGGATATGGTGGTTATGGTGGTATTGGAGGAGGATATGGTGGTTATGGTGGTTATGAAGGTGGATTCGGTGGATTAGGAGGTTATGGTGGTGGATATGGTGGTATTGGAGGAGGATATGGTGGATACGGATACGGAAAGGGAAAAGGTGAAATAAAGTCtgctttaaatatttattatgttcTGACCGGATCTGTATTGCCCAACGAATGGTTTAAATTCATTTCGCTAGTTTTTGTGTTATATGCAAATTTCTTGAGCGGTGTGAAAAAATCATTTGTCATTATTAGTGAACTATCTATTCAAAGTAAATCATTTGTCACAGTTTTATTATGAcgttaatttattttcaattctgcTGAATTTCCTGAATAGTGACGTCCTGACAAAAGGCGACTAAGCATCATGACGTCATAAATCAAGAACAAAActctgaaatttttttaaacaagaagaACAATCattaaagaaacatatttaagtGCTaaaactcgtgtattacgatatttctcaaCAGTTAACATTCAAccatattttatgattttggtCCTTTTTTTCTTGGAACACTAAAGAATTTCATATTCTTATTGCTGctttatatgcaaatttttcaacaaattatccTTTGTGGAAGGAACGTAAGATATTTCTCTCTCATGCTGTAATAATTGTCAATACAGATATTTTCAATCATATAGAAAGCAAAGCAATAAGCTGTACATGTTGTCCGATCCTAAACATGTCCCATGATGAACGTCACTTGAATTCGTTTTGTATATGTTTCCTCTTCAAATGAAAAACCAAAACTCATcttcaaatatgtttaaatacaGTTATGAATTCTTTTGAACGAAATACTAGTAAAAGGAGACATGGATACACGTTGataagacaacaatccgacaaaataataaaacacaaatgcgataaagaatgaaaatatatatatttgtaaaatgtagatttacaTTACACGAAGTTGTATTTTTCACTTTGCtatgataacatttttattctttgttttgcaGGATATTAAACACAGAACTTTAACAGAACGGACGcataatcctttttttttttacatttatgatataaaatataatcgTTGCATTTAATTTGTGTTGTTTTACCTTCTATCATTAATCTGCAGTCTCTTCATGGAACCATCACTTTACACTACTTTTTTCTGTTCTCAATTTAAAGATCGACTAGATtgtataatttgataaaaatggaAAACGTAGAACTttgattgagaatggaaatgggtaatgtgtcaaagagataacaacccaaCCATACAGTAGACACCATTGTCATGATTATGGTACTTACTTTATGAATATCCAATCATACTCCTCTGAAAATATAGATTGTTGATGTGCTGTCACATGAGTGCATTCATATCCAAGTCACATATTGACGACTTGAAAAGAGAATATATTACAAGTCAAATGGTTTCAACTATCAAATTGTTAAACGCACATTCCGTAGCAGTTACATCCCTAAACTTGATCATACACCGTTTATAAATCGTATGTTATACCTTAAACGTATGCATGTTCACACTTTATAGACAAATAAGGATGTGCTTATTTCACCAAGAAACTCAGCTCCAACAGAATTATAAGAGATAAATCGACAAATAACAAGGTTTATTGCAACATATTAGACTATATCTACTACAAAATTTGATATTATAGAAatgtattgaataaaataaacatgcTATAAAAGACAGGAAATATACCCCGCCATATTATGTATGAATGTGTCtatcccaagttaggagcctgtaatttagttgTTGTCGTTTATTGGTGtggtacatatttgtttttcgttcatttttttacataaattaggctgtaggttttcttgtttaaatagtttaatattagtcatttttttgcattttatagctgactatgcagtatgagctttgcacattgttgaaggccatacggtgatttatagttgttaatttctttgtcatgtGGTCTCTTGCGAAgaattttctcattggcaattgtaccacaccttcttttttatttataaagacgATAGTGTTGCAAGTCATTAAAGAAggcatattttgactttaatattgattcagtTGTAGGGTATGCATCGAGCATAAACACattcatttatagtaaaatcacaaaaatactgaattcaaaaaggaaagtccacaatcaaatggcaaaatcaaaagctcaaacacatcgaacgaatggacaacaactgtaatattactgacttggtacagaaatGTTCTTATGTAGaataaaaccagttgttggcatgatattGGTTTTGTTCTTCTCATAATTTGTAATGATTATATGATACTAAATCCTAAATTCCTTACGGAAGGAACCGTGCTAGATaatcatatgatgaagacataatctttcaatgaGTTGAATTGAGGTCTGGAACTGGCAGTCTTTGTTAATGTATGTAtcattgacattttgtttagtttcttttattaacTATTCTGTCtttggattcatttttttaaaactgacttttattgattttttatttattgatttgtgtttgtttattccaCATTGATTAGAGGTAAAGAGGAGGGTtagaatctaaaaaaaaatattcaacccAGCCGACTGTCCAAATTCAGGAGCCTTAGGTCTTCAGAGTAGAGTATGATGTCCATAATCACTAAACCAGTGCACATTTTCATTTAGGGGATAAGCTGAAAATCGCCTCCGGGTAAGGGGTTTTCTGGCTGTATTGAGGACCCCCTTGCTGGACGTCGGCGGTTTTCCTCTCATTTGTCAGATTGTTGTCTTTTTACAGAttccctatttttttttcaattttaagttatctaacataaaaagaaaatagtaaTACGCTTTATGGTTTTTTACTTTGTTATGACTACTTCTAGGTGTACACATTAAAgtccaaacaaaaatatttaaaataaattcaaaagattAATCAGGAAGATTATTTCAAAGAATTCATTTCTTAGTGTCCCTCGACTTGTCGATTTTTCCAAcgtagttatcaaaagtaccagaattataattcagtacgccagatgcgcgtttcgtctacataagactcaccagtgacgctgaaaatcaaaataatgatagaaccaaacaagtacaaaattgaagagcattggggatccAAAATATTATGAAGCTGGCACTATCTTTAAACTGGTCTTTCTTATATAGATTAAGTTCTACAATAAAATGTTGGTAACATATCACTTGATACATCCATCCATACCAAATAATCTCAAATTAAAAGATTTCACAGATACAGTGAAGTGTGCTTTATGTTATGAATAGCATCTAGAAATTTGATAATGGAGATCAGTTCAGAACCAAATTTTTcgacaaaagacaaaatttaaaatttctcattctatttagggacgacatcaaaagatcgatgtaggataaaaaacttaaatcaaaaagTTTGGGGGTGGGGTTCAACATTGTGCAAGTTGTGGTCATCTAAATTCGATTTCACATATATCCCTTTTGGTCAAtcattttttcccaaattagGTTAAGAGGGGGAtgtgggggtcagtgaaaaaactatgtgaattaagttttttattcttcattgaacttttgatgtcgtcccttacgATTTGCAACATTGCAGCAGCAGCAGAGCATGCATCCATATCATATTTAGTATCCAGTTGATAAAAACgaaaatacaaacaacagtctacaaaatacaaaatagaaacCGAATTACTGAACATTTTGAACCGACCATTAAGGTgacagtaatataccgctgttttGAAAGTCATTGACTGGTTCTCTGTCCTTTATCTGTTTGGCTTTGACAGATATAAGGATCAGGTAATGACCAACCATCTTTTTTTACAGGTTTcctaatttacataaaatatacagGGAACCAGACctaatatatctatatttagaaAAGGATATCCCATATTGAGACAAAATGGCGATGGCAGCAATGACGCTGTCTCTACAGAAAAAAATCGCATTGGCCgcaattaacaaaaaaaggaagactgaattttcatttttaaaaccgTTACAATTTAAATCCGTCTCTGCTGCATACCATAATGACGCAATGACTGTATTGCCAACTGGCTATGGAAAATCTCTAATTTTTGAAGTGATCAtgaacatgacaaaaaaaagtgcATCATTATCAGCCCATTGAATGCCATCATTCTTGAACAGAGTAAACGGCTCGGTAGTGAAACAGTTATTGTAGACACGTCATTGATATCGGAGATAAAGAAGGGTATGTTATTATCAACATTgcttcatataaaataaaaattgatactgtACATATGAAATAAGTTATCAAACCTCagatcaaacaaataaaacgcCGGTGATTTCCTAATAAATACAAGAACCtttatagttttattatattgatgttttgggaGGCGACTTTCCTGCTATGGAACTTGCGCCCTTTATAGTATCCCCTAAACAAACTAATATATCccaataacaattttgtcacCTCCTCCATAATTTTTGTGTGTGATTTTATTAATAGTGATTAGTGTTTATGTGagatagataaaggaagatgtggtgtgagtgccaatgagacaactcttaatCCAAatcactgtgtatcatcgccaccggaaattgggtactaacgaagcggagagaaatagaaaaaataaataaacaagttaagaattcattcaatttaaagcatttccacTTATTTGATGAGGGTGCCGCTTAAGAAATTATTTTCTCATATAATAATCCTTTAAATTATTAGGCCCataagtacaaaattaatacaagatATTGTGTAATACTCCAAAACTTGTCACTTAGTACCGGAAAATTTCGAGGTCGATCGTCCTCTGTCGCCCCATTCtcaagatattgaactgtttttcattatttttccagaCACGTTTTTAGATTATTATAGTGTGACATCATATTAACTGAAATTTGTTgccaaaaagatgttttttaaagaatatagacaaaaacattgtttgtttattgtacggcgaattgcaggacgttgtacggcgaattgcaaaataacaacttttggCTGTATGGCGTCttgcaatatattataatttcaagAGGAAATTAATCACTGTTTAGATAATATCAAGTGacgatattttgttgatatcaaagcTTTTAATACAGgcttacaaatttacaaaatgacttacttatcaaatattattaaatatatatgtcgTTTATTCCGTTCAGAAATCGTCGTTGCGTACCACTATTCGACTTTGTACAAAAAGGTCTTTTTCAACCATATTATCTTAAATACATCATATATCGTTATACTACTAAAAACTGTTGTCTTATTTGTTGTTCGGGTGAAATTTTGtaagttcaataaaataaaccgcacatttatattttgttggtGCTAGTGTTTTTCAGATACAAACAGTGGAAatatgatagcaaataagaTATCTATCCACCAGGATCatataaagggggggggggcaaggggttaagctgttatgctgttatggggcattttaattctttgttatctgttattctgaaaatatatttgctgttagctgttattgtctcattctttgttagctgttattgggcttttagtttattttatctgttattgtgataatgtatttgctgttaactgttatttaaaattggaatgttagcaTTTTTTTGACAGCAAAAATTCAGTAGAAATTGAGGATCATTGGTCATTTGAATCTACCTCTACTAATATGCTGGTCCCGTATTCAGAGAAGGATTGATCATTCCATTAACATATATATCCATCACAGAAGTGAGGTCGAGGACAATTCCAGTATATCTTATGATTATCCTGTGACAAATACactacatttttgaaacatttatgtAGAATgatcttgttttttgtttgaggaTAATGTTCCTTGTTTCCCGTACGAACATATTAAATTAGAGCAATTCTTGATatgacaaaaaggaaaacatatggCCAGGAATATCTGACAAGGATCTCAATTAAGGACTAGTTCCTTACTTTATGGTATATGAAACATAGACTCAGCTCTTTTCAAAGCAGAActaaatacattgtacaatgaaagttccCACCATGTACTGGGTTCGGAAGCCGCACATAACTCATTACAAACAAAGATTAAAATCATTTATGTCGTCTTCAAGTCATTGTTCCCCTACTAAACTATGAATTCTACTTACTAGTAGACTTGATGCAATCAAAAACCGGATAAAAAGTGTTCatataaggcctttgaaaatagtggaataaattacttttggagtgtcaaaaatCGTTCGAGGTACTTGATAAATGGCATGCTTATAATTGgtgtttttgatttttccacCCTATATACAGCTTTGCCTCGTAGTCTTATTCAGAAAAAATCACAGACCTCATTAAATGGGCATTTTAAAAAAGTCAGAATGCGAATAtaagttattatatatttaaactcttttaggtcattttttagtggCAACAAACACAAGAACTATGTCAATAGGACCTATACTGTGATACCATactgcccttgaatttttactagatattatttttgtctctttgacatattcctcatttccattctcattgtTATCACACACTATTTAAATTGCAAGCATGTGCGAGTTTCTAttactgtacaaaaataaatgctgaaaaaagtgttctataaaaaataaacagctacgcaatgagcgcatgatacgcccgtcacCTTTTTGAAATATTCGGTAACTTCTACATGTCATCtcagatatttataaatatcagtcaatacatatatcatatatataaacaataaatcaaagtttcatgagaactgctgaaaccattttgagttattgtccgaaaactggaaaGTACcatcttttttaatgaataaacccCTCAACTGAATAACATAAAAtcgaaaattaataaaaatcgaAAAGGCGCTTAcaataatagatataaacaattcaccaaactTCCTTGCaaatttgtgaaataattttttaaatattatcagaagactgaaaaaaaacccaccatttttattgaataaaacccCATTACTCAGAcacttaaaatctaaaatttattaaagacGATAGAGAGCTCACGTCAATAGATTTAAACAATTTCCcaaagttttatgtaaattgGTTAAAGAGTGTTTGATGTAATGCCGACATGttgacgacggacggacaggaatacaccaaatatacataTCTAGATACATAATTCTATAAACCATGTTCAAGGAAATTGGAATTCATTACAAAGGATTATACCCGTAATAAGAAATACTGGGTTTGTCAAGGACCcgactttttttaatatttcatttactgttatctgtttttgaccattttaattccttgttatctgttataCTAGTAAGCAAAATCAGTTtgctgttttgctgttattggGACCCGGCCCCTCCCCCCCTAAATAAAGTGTATGTGAGCAATTATATActatcgtacggccttcaacaacgaaaaTTCGTACctcatagtcggctataaaaagcACCGACCGAAAAATGTGGATGGATTAAACAAGACAACTAACGGCCTAactcataacaaaacaatttatgaaaaacaacaaatatgatagagatgaaccaacgacaaccaccgaaccACAGGATCGGGAATTCAGACAGACACATACAGTATGTGCTGGGTTAAAtacattgtttaattatttacttTCTGAAATGattcatttgtaaaaagaaaagttaAGAAAATACTGTATTAAATTTTCATCGAAAGTAAGGAGAAATAAATCGTGAATTGCATTTCGAATTAATTTTCTTGtcaatttctttttgaaaatatataatgtatatacatctTAAATGCTGCCAAGCAAATGGTATTTCTATCTAATGCATAATtagatggggggggggggggggggggcaatagTGTGATcgttaacatgttaacaacacatcaattttggtaaaaacagttaacaacaaattttaaatgctgataacagttaacagcaacTTTAATTTACACTTTTCCAAACAAACCCAACAGCAATTAAAAGGGGAAGTACATATCttcaatgtatttaaaattttgaaataaactcatcatagataccaggactaaatttggTATATACGCCaaacgagcgtttcgtctacaaaagactcaccagtgacgctcgaatcccaaaaagttaaaaaggccaaataaagtacgaagttgagcattcagaaccaaaattcctaaaaagttttgccaaatacagctaaggtaatctattcctgaggtagaaacaCCTTAGTAtaaaaccactgtacaaagtcGCAGAAATGCCGAGCTCTATAAGGAATCTTTTATAAAGCTGACTAATTTTCAGAATACATaaagtaccatatttttttattgacacatGGACAGACAATTGAACGGATGGAAAATCAGACGGAGTGATTGACTCCAAGAAAATGACTATTATGTCATGAATAATCGAAAATGCTTCAAACTGCAAAAGGAAGGCTTCTTCTGGTTATGTGTATTGttgagtaaatgttttatttcaatcagtCGTAGTAAACTTGAGTTATCGTCATAACGTAGGAAattgtaacaaacaaaaaaaatgaatgaatactATATGGCGCGAACATAATTTTTTATGGCGGGGGCATTCATAAGTTATGGTTACATCTCAGGGTAGTCATACGACTCATTGCTTACATGAGGGAGAGGACAGGGGGTACCATTCTCCCTTCTcccacccctcttctcctttctcctaaccctcttctcctttctcctatccctcttctccttattttttttaatttaccggaaaaaagagagatattttattttttcatattttatttttttctccaactttttctcctttctcccagccttcctctcctttctcccaccctctttctcctttctcccaccatttctcctttctcctacccctttctccctgtctcccttacccctgtccGCCCCCtcttacatgatttttttaaaaggaata
Above is a window of Mytilus trossulus isolate FHL-02 chromosome 4, PNRI_Mtr1.1.1.hap1, whole genome shotgun sequence DNA encoding:
- the LOC134714283 gene encoding ctenidin-3-like, whose translation is MQLLVGILLVICSAVSASYKGGYGGYGGGYGGGFGGGFGGIGGGYGGYGGIGGGYGGYGIGGGYGGYGGIGGGYGGGYGGGYGKGKVVIVKGGYGGGYGGYGGGLGGYGGGYGGIGGGYGGYGGYGGYGGGLGGGYGGYGGIGGGYGGYGGYEGGFGGLGGYGGGYGGIGGGYGGYGYGKGKGY